Within the Dialister hominis genome, the region TTCAGTAGCACCAACGCTTGGGAAATCCAGGTAAATCGTAGTCCCCTTCAGACCATGCGGTGCATAGCTTTCTACAAAGCCGTTTCCAATATTGATTTCAGCACCCATAGCTTCAAACGCTTTAAGATGCAGGTCAATCGGCCGGCTTCCAATCATGCATCCGCCAGGAAGAGCGATTTTTGCATGTCCCATCTTTGCTAAAAGTGGTCCCATGATCAGGAAGGACGCTCTCATTTTGCTCATCAGTTCATAGGAAGCTTCTGTCTTATTTAATAAGGAGGAATCAAATGTCAGGACATTGTCTTCTTTTTTGACTTTTACTCCCAGCGATTCCAAAACGCTGCAAATGGTAAAAACATCATCCAAATTGGGCGCATCTACGATCGATGCAGGTGTTTCCGGCAGAAGCGTTGCAACAATAATAGGTAAAACTGCGTTTTTAGCACTCGAAACGCGTACATTCCCATGAAGGGTCTTTCCCCCATGAATCACTAATTTTTCCAAGCGGAATCACTCCTGTACTTTAAATACGAACTTATTAACCATAATTTCAATCAGTTTTAGACAAATCTGCCTTTTATACCACCCGCAAAACATTCTCCTTTAAAAACAGGTGCGTATTGCCAGTGGAGCAGAGTTCATATATGTTTTTAGATTACACGTATCATAGCATAGCAAATATTATATGTGATTTCAAGAAAATCTATTGCCCCAATGTTGCTGTTACGCGTTTAACACTCTCGGAATCACCTAAAATGACAAGCATATCCACTACATCCATTTTCATATCCGGATGAGGATTGACGAACATTTCCCCTTTCCTCTTGATTGCAACAACTGTTATATTATATTTCTTTCTTACATCTATATCTATTAAACTCTTTCCAATCCAGTCCTGAGGGACATGAATGGAAAGAATCGTGATATTGTCTTCCATTTCAATATAATCGACGATGCCTGGCGAAATCAGATTGTGTGCTACCCTGACACCCATTTCTTTTTCAGAATATATGACTTTGTCTGCACCGATCTTCTGGAGCATCTTGCCATGCAATGGGTCCAACGCTTTTACAACGATTTTCTTGACACCCATATCCTTCAGAAGAAGCGTCGTCATAAGGCTTGCAGATAGTTCCCCTACTGCTACAACTGCTACATCTGCATTCCCTGCTCCTATAGCAGTCAGGTTTTTCTCGTCTGAGCAGTCGGCACAAACTACATAACCCAATGTGTCAGATAAATCCTGCACTACATCTTCTGCAATATCCATGGCCATTACATCATAGCCCATTTTTTCCAGTGTTACAGCGACACTCTCTCCAAAGCGGCCAAGTCCTGCAACAAAAAACTGTAATTTGCGTCCCATATCTTAATCCTCATCCCACAATTATATTTTCTTTAGGATATTTAAGCTGGCGGCTGTGATGGCTGGCAAATGTAATTGCCAGTGTCATGACGCCAATTCTGCCTATATACATGGCTATCATCAGTACAATCTTGCACGGTGTGTTCCACTCGCCAGTAAGCCCCATGCTGAAACCCACAGTACTGAAAGCCGAGACAGCTTCAAACATGACATCTTCAAAGTCAAAGCTCATCGGCTCAAAAACAAATACGAGAAAAGCAGTAATAAACGTGATCACCACTGCAAGAGTAAAGACATTCGATGCTTTGACGAGACAGTCCGGATCTACATGCTTATGAAAAATAACAACATCTTTTTTGCCTCTTATCCAGGCATAAAGTGATAAGAAAAGCAGTCCGATCGTTGTCGTACGTATGCCGCCTCCCGTCGATACGGGAGCTGCCCCGATAAACATGAACATCATAACCAGAAGGACGGTTTGATCAAGCATGGAATGTATATCAAAAACAGCAAATCCGCCCAATCTGGATGAAACTGACATTAATACTGCGCTCTGCCATTTCTCCATGGTAGAAAGTCCGCCAAGGGTCTCCGGATTATTTCCTTCCAGATTATAAAATATAATCGTTCCAAGCGGAATCAGGATTGCTTCCATCAGGAAAATAAGCTTGCTGTTCAAGGACAGCCCGGACCAGCTCCTGTGTCTAAGGAAGTCATCCGCCGCCATGAATCCGACGCCTCCAAGGAACATCGTTACGACAATAACTGTACTGACAAAGGGATCCGCAGCCATTTTGGCAAATCCTGCATTGGCTCCCATAATATCCAGCCCGCAGTTGGTAAATGCAGATACGGCATGCCAGTATCCAAGATAGATACCCATGGGCCCAAATTTGAAATAAAAATAGACTGCCAGAAGTGTCCCCGAGATAAACTCAACCAGGAGTGTCATGAATATGATTTTACGCACGAGCATAACCATCCCTGACGGTGTTTGCAGGTTGAACGAATCTCTGATGAGCAAACGTTCCTGAAGGCGGATCTTGCGTCCCGTCGATATCCCTACCATCGCCATGATAGTCATGATGCCAAGGCCGCCGACCTGCATAAGGAATAATATCACAAGTTGTCCGAATATAGTGAAATCTGTCCGTACAT harbors:
- a CDS encoding TrkH family potassium uptake protein, with the translated sequence MFRYIVSALSQLHRGVLICGGFALFMVFGALLLMLPFSTTGNAEVSFVDALFMSVSVVSVTGMSMFDVRTDFTIFGQLVILFLMQVGGLGIMTIMAMVGISTGRKIRLQERLLIRDSFNLQTPSGMVMLVRKIIFMTLLVEFISGTLLAVYFYFKFGPMGIYLGYWHAVSAFTNCGLDIMGANAGFAKMAADPFVSTVIVVTMFLGGVGFMAADDFLRHRSWSGLSLNSKLIFLMEAILIPLGTIIFYNLEGNNPETLGGLSTMEKWQSAVLMSVSSRLGGFAVFDIHSMLDQTVLLVMMFMFIGAAPVSTGGGIRTTTIGLLFLSLYAWIRGKKDVVIFHKHVDPDCLVKASNVFTLAVVITFITAFLVFVFEPMSFDFEDVMFEAVSAFSTVGFSMGLTGEWNTPCKIVLMIAMYIGRIGVMTLAITFASHHSRQLKYPKENIIVG
- a CDS encoding potassium channel family protein, translated to MGRKLQFFVAGLGRFGESVAVTLEKMGYDVMAMDIAEDVVQDLSDTLGYVVCADCSDEKNLTAIGAGNADVAVVAVGELSASLMTTLLLKDMGVKKIVVKALDPLHGKMLQKIGADKVIYSEKEMGVRVAHNLISPGIVDYIEMEDNITILSIHVPQDWIGKSLIDIDVRKKYNITVVAIKRKGEMFVNPHPDMKMDVVDMLVILGDSESVKRVTATLGQ